A stretch of the Corylus avellana chromosome ca6, CavTom2PMs-1.0 genome encodes the following:
- the LOC132185565 gene encoding UPF0481 protein At3g47200-like — MKTLLGDRGLDNKSDSFNIKIDEASGVQKVAESNTLEQDNGKTLSESATRGRGWSIFRVPAHVREVDNRAYSPRIVSIGPFHHNQEALRAFEDQKKRFLSRLQNQRSRGCVVDLENAMKEMEEKTRKCYSEDFGGINSDDFVRMMLLDGCFIVELLRLHTTMTTSKGNGDVEEPILETRWMVPNIGRDLLMLENQLPMFVLQKYMTSPPSRPRQLLLSTSLLSDFLNH, encoded by the exons ATGAAGACTCTGTTGGGAGACAGGGGTCTTGACAATAAGTCAGACTCTTTTAACATCAAAATAGACGAGGCTTCAGGTGTCCAAAAAGTGGCAGAATCAAATACCCTTGAGCAAGATAACGGAAAAACTCTTTCAGAATCTGCTACACGCGGCAGAGGATGGTCGATATTCAGAGTTCCAGCACATGTGCGTGAAGTTGACAACAGAGCTTACAGCCCCAGGATTGTAAGCATAGGTCCATTTCATCATAATCAAGAGGCTCTGAGAGCCTTTGAAGATCAGAAAAAGCGGTTTCTCAGTCGCCTTCAAAACCAAAGGAGCCGTGGCTGTGTAGTAGATCTTGAAAATGCCATGAAAGAAATGGAGGAAAAAACCAGAAAATGCTATTCGGAGGACTTTGGAGGTATAAACAGTGATGATTTTGTCCGGATGATGCTCCTTGACGGTTGCTTTATCGTAGAGCTCCTGCGCTTGCACACCACCATGACAACTTCCAAG GGAAATGGTGATGTGGAGGAACCCATTTTAGAAACACGTTGGATGGTGCCAAATATCGGTCGTGATTTACTTATGCTTGAGAACCAACTTCCCATGTTTGTGCTGCAAAAATATATGACATCACCACCCTCGAGACCAAGGCAATTACTCCTCTCAACGAGCTTGCTCTCCGATTTTTTGAACCATTGA
- the LOC132183586 gene encoding uncharacterized protein LOC132183586, producing the protein MEMEGSTMPGLSRPSSDDSSPSICYDIVFHMPIGAVGGEAVHSRWYKITVHAGGSQEVDGEKLQMISPFWKGNHHQDYSFATLGSDLYCVGGHRCYRSVAEYDSDSPLPFVRNVYKLDINHPDNNWVPVPKMICPRLQPHTFVIGGNKLFVWDGHYCCFPPVRLEDNAFDDEVFNDPIINYSSSDDELFDGFVMDYTFPTTIPDAEVFDPILNEWEVLPDPPGRMPYDGFIIAALENPDRILVASSCFPGDSDHRWADFYTYDVGDGCWRELERHQRKLHRHCPLGWCGKPLTVANTLYWLLHNARLLAYDLELDVWFLGNLSVLGNSFFNEDDPSFIPSFVHLDNHRFCFLQRASDSCLHCSIVDVSRKLKERRLDITVVCLLEYKMDHATRISDCLLLGKQSRNEVQIREEAKQE; encoded by the exons ATGGAGATGGAGGGATCCACGATGCCAGGGTTATCGAGGCCATCAAGTGATGATTCATCACCATCTATTTGTTACGACATCGTTTTCCATATGCCTATTGGAGCTGTGGGGGGGGAGGCGGTTCATTCGAGGTGGTATAAGATTACTGTTCATGCGGGCGGTTCTCAGGAGGTCGACGGTGAGAAGCTGCAGATGATCAGtccattttggaaaggaaatcatCACCAGGACTACAGTTTTGCAACCCTAGGCTCGGATTTGTACTGTGTTGGTGGTCATCGCTGCTATCGTTCTGTTGCTGAGTACGATTCTGATTCGCCTCTACCGTTTGTTCGCAATGTCTATAAGTTAGACATTAACCATCCTGATAATAATTGGGTTCCTGTTCCTAAAATGATTTGTCCCAGACTCCAACCCCACACCTTCGTCATTGGGGGTAATAAGCTGTTTGTGTGGGATGGTCACTATTGTTGTTTTCCACCTGTCCGCTTGGAAGATAATGCCTTTGACGATGAGGTATTTAACGATCCCATTATTAATTATAGCTCATCGGATGATGAGCTATTTGACGGTTTCGTTATGGATTATACTTTTCCAACTACGATCCCGGATGCTGAGGTATTTGACCCGATTCTTAATGAATGGGAAGTGTTGCCTGATCCTCCCGGTAGAATGCCATACGACGGCTTTATTATTGCAGCTCTTGAGAATCCAGACAGGATTCTTGTTGCTTCATCATGTTTTCCGGGGGATAGTGATCATAGATGGGCTGATTTCTATACATATGACGTGGGGGATGGTTGTTGGCGAGAGCTTGAGCGTCATCAGCGCAAGTTACACCGTCATTGTCCTCTAGGATGGTGTGGAAAGCCTTTAACGGTAGCCAATACTTTATACTGGCTTCTACATAATGCTCGCTTGCTTGCCTACGATCTAGAGTTGGATGTGTGGTTCTTAGGCAATCTGAGTGTTCTGGGAAATTCGTTTTTTAATGAAGATGACCCCTCGTTTATTCCTAGTTTTGTCCATTTAGACAACCACAGGTTTTGCTTTTTACAACGTGCGTCTGATTCTTGTCTTCACTGCAGCATAGTTGATGTCTCTCGTAAGCTCAAGGAGAGGAGGTTGGATATAACGGTTGTTTGCCTCCTTGAATATAAGATGGACCACGCCACTCGCATATCGGATTGCCTTTTACT GGGTAAGCAAAGCAGAAATGAAGTGCAAATTAGAGAAGAAGCCAAGCAAGAATGA